From Glycine max cultivar Williams 82 chromosome 11, Glycine_max_v4.0, whole genome shotgun sequence, the proteins below share one genomic window:
- the LOC100791453 gene encoding U-box domain-containing protein 44, with protein sequence MEVMEERKFSKLLSELIVLADEVSSIAMNSEIEVDIFAEFAMLVEKLPPIFNDLREKNTVLDKPPIRKSLESLENELRRAKALIKSSNLRQPIKQIEDITHDIGRSLGLLLVASLEVSTDFREKIGTLQRQLMNVRFDGSLSLASSPKSEFSTSDMKLTGEIEEEIVNVSIDDVVLQLKNGNDEEFAVAILRLKQFMRSERLDGGLFNEEATLAILFNRLGSCKADNRLAIIRLLRSIAFGNDEKKDKMVDIEYLSAVVKSLTRDSEERKEAVGLLLDLSDIQAVRRRIGRIQGCIVMLVAILNGDDSDASHDAAKLLDILSSNTQNALHMAEAGYFRPLVQYLKEGSDMNKILMATALSRLELTDHSKLSLGEAGAIEPLVNMFCTGKLESKLSSLNALQNLSTMKENVQHLISSGIAGSLLQLLFSVTSVLMTLREPASAILARIAQSESILVNEDVAQQMLSLLNLSSPIIQGHLLEALNNIASHPGASKVRSKMKEKGALQLLLPFLKENTTKVRSKVLQLLYTLSKDLTDELTEHLDETHLFNIVNIVSTSTLDSEKAAAVGILSNLPASNKKVTDILKRANLLPILISIMYSSTGSNSSTTNSFLTESIASVIIRFTISSDKKLQLFSAEQGVIPLLVKLLSSGSPITKSRASISLAQLSQNSLSLRKSRKSRWSCVLPSVNAYCEIHEGYCFVNSTFCLVKAGAVSPLIQLLEDTEREVVEAALHALSTLLQDEIWEGGVNSIAKLSGVQAIIKSLQVEDAKVQEKAIWMLERIFKVAEHRLKYGESAQVVLIDLAQKSDSRLKSTVAKVLAELELLQSQSSYF encoded by the exons ATGGAAGTCATGGAAGAGAGAAAATTTTCTAAATTGTTGTCAGAGCTGATAGTTTTGGCTGATGAGGTTTCTTCTATTGCTATGAACTCTGAAATTGAGGTGGATATTTTTGCTGAGTTTGCCATGTTGGTTGAGAAATTGCCACCAATCTTCAATGACTTGAGGGAAAAAAACACTGTTTTGGACAAGCCGCCTATAAGAAAATCCTTGGAATCTCTTGAGAATGAGTTGAGGCGTGCTAAAGCTTTGATAAAAAGCTCCAATTTGAGACAACCTATCAAGCAAATTGAGGACATAACGCATGATATCGGTCGATCCTTGGGCCTTCTGCTTGTAGCCAGCCTTGAAGTGTCCACGGATTTCAGAGAAAAGATTGGTACATTGCAAAGACAATTGATGAATGTGAGATTTGATGGCAGTTTAAGTCTAGCTTCAAGTCCAAAATCAGAGTTTTCCACCAGTGACATGAAGCTGACCGGAGAAATAGAAGAGGAAATAGTTAATGTCTCTATCGATGATGTTGTTTTGCAACTTAAGAATGGTAATGATGAAGAATTTGCGGTTGCAATTTTGAGACTAAAGCAGTTCATGAGGAGTGAAAGACTGGATGGTGGCTTGTTTAACGAGGAAGCAACTCTTGCCATTCTTTTCAATCGTCTAGGTTCATGTAAGGCAGACAATAGGTTGGCGATCATTCGATTGCTAAGAAGTATTGCTTTTGGAAATGATGAGAAAAAG GATAAGATGGTAGATATTGAGTATTTATCAGCAGTGGTGAAGTCACTGACAAGAGATTCAGAAGAGAGGAAGGAAGCAGTAGGGCTGTTGCTAGACCTCTCTGACATTCAAGCAGTTCGACGGCGAATTGGAAGAATTCAAGGGTGCATTGTTATGTTAGTTGCTATACTTAATGGGGATGACTCTGATGCCTCTCATGACGCAGCAAAGTTATTGGATATATTGTCTAGTAATACTCAAAATGCACTTCATATGGCTGAGGCTGGCTACTTCAGGCCACTGGTGCAGTATTTGAAAGAAG GGTCTGACATGAACAAGATCCTAATGGCGACAGCACTTTCTAGGTTGGAGCTCACTGATCACAGCAAACTTTCCCTTggagaagctggggcaattgagCCCCTTGTGAATATGTTTTGTACCGGGAAACTCGAGTCCAAGTTATCATCTCTAAATGCGCTACAAAATCTGTCTACCATGAAAGAAAATGTGCAACACTTGATCAGTTCTGGAATTGCAGGATCTCTGCTACAACTTCTTTTCTCAGTAACATCTGTGCTCATGACTTTGCGCGAGCCTGCATCGGCTATTCTTGCAAGAATTGCTCAGTCAGAATCCATCCTTGTTAATGAAGATGTGGCTCAGCAGATGCTTTCACTTTTGAATCTTTCTAGCCCTATAATTCAAGGTCATCTGTTAGAAGCTCTAAATAACATAGCCTCTCATCCTGGTGCATCCAAGGTGAGAagcaaaatgaaggaaaaaggtGCACTTCAGCTGCTCTTGCCCTTTCTGAAGGAAAACACCACCAAAGTCAGGAGTAAGGTCTTGCAATTGCTATACACTCTCTCAAAAGATCTAACAGATGAGTTGACTGAACATCTTGATGAAACTCATCTTTTCAACATTGTCAATATtgtctcaacatcaacattagACAGTGAAAAGGCTGCGGCTGTTGGCATACTGAGTAATCTTCCTGCTAGTAATAAAAAAGTGACAGATATACTGAAGAGGGCAAATTTACTGCCCATTTTAATATCCATTATGTATTCTAGCACAGGAAGTAATTCATCCACAACAAATAGTTTCTTAACAGAGAGTATTGCAAGTGTTATTATTCGCTTCACAATTTCCTCTGACAAGAAACTACAACTTTTTTCAGCCGAACAAGGGGTGATTCCTTTGCTAGTAAAACTGCTCTCAAGTGGTTCACCAATCACAAAATCAAGGGCTTCTATCTCTCTGGCTCAACTATCACAGAATTCTCTGTCTCTTAGGAAATCGAGAAAATCAAGGTGGTCATGTGTTCTGCCCTCGGTGAATGCATATTGTGAAATTCATGAGGGATATTGCTTTGTCAACAGCACATTTTGTTTGGTCAAGGCGGGTGCTGTTTCTCCCCTTATTCAATTATTGGAAGATACTGAGAGAGAAGTAGTTGAAGCTGCTTTGCATGCCCTCTCAACTCTTTTGCAAGATGAAATCTGGGAAGGTGGTGTCAATTCCATTGCCAAGTTGTCGGGTGTGCAGGCTATTATAAAAAGTCTACAAGTTGAGGATGCAAAGGTTCAAGAAAAAGCAATATGGATGTTGGAGAGAATATTCAAGGTTGCAGAACATAGATTAAAATATGGAGAATCTGCTCAGGTGGTTCTTATTGATCTTGCCCAGAAAAGTGATTCTAGATTGAAGTCAACAGTTGCAAAAGTTTTAGCTGAGCTGGAGCTCTTGCAATCTCAATCAAGTTACTTCTGA